The region TTACTTAGAAACTAACGCGTGAACTCCAAAACGGGCACATTTTCAAGTCATGACAACACATTTAAGTCAAGTAATCAGACTACGGTTTCTTATATAAGATCACGAAATCTTCATCTGCGCGTTTCCTTCTCCTTGAAGAGGAAAATCTGAATTTCGCGATGTAATCCAGATGCAGTTAACGGCCTCCAAGTTCCACATTTCAGCTTCGCTGGCTCTCTCACGCACGTATTAGgttactttttcaaggtaactgtGCCAACACTTTCAAGAACATTATAGACTTGTAAAATATGATATATGGGAGGAGTCAAAGTGACACTTCCATATCTGATAAGCTGATTTCAAATGACACAAGCAGGAAACGCTCTTCTGCTCTGTGCACGCGTCATGAAAAATAAGAATgcgtttcattatttttttttttgaggctgCGGTGCACTCGTGTATGGGATACACATGTGCTGCCTGGCTTAAGGCAAGTCCCAAAGTGATTTTGCAAAAAGGAAACATCTGATTTGAATTCATGTTCAGAGCCTTTGCATACATAAAGGTTCACGTATGACATAACTTTTAAACTGGAATGTAAAGCCTCTTAAGTGTTGCATGCACATGTCGCATGGGGTTACcaaatcacttaaaaatataATCCAGAATAATTCAAAGCATTCAATTCAACATTATTAATCAACACCAAGACGATGGCACGTTACTGTTCCTCACACAGCCTCAAAGTGGATCAATAATTATTCGTTGTATAACACACAAAGTATAATTTACAGGGTGTCTGCAAAGTCTGTTTACAATTTCCTCCCCATTTGACAGTTGTCCGTATGGAGGTTTATTCAATGATgcaaaaaataagaagaatTCAATGCGCTActcattttgcaataatttccaTCGATTTGTAcagataaagatgtattgtcttATAAAAGTCCCCATATTGACActggggcaaaaaaatatttcacatacACAAGTTAAATATGCTTTGTTTGCCTTCCTCTCCGTGAGCAAGTCCAATAATGGAAAGCAAAGCGGGTCTGAACCAcgatacgttttttttcttccttaagTGATGAGAAATTACAGCAAGTCATCCTGACAGCCGCACCATTATTTGAACGGTGGAATGAAAATTGTCCGTGTGACATTTTCTCCCGAAGAGCAGTGTCTTACCTGCCTTACTGACGGGGGCCATGTCCGCGTCGGTAAACGAAGAGCGTGTCACTCGTAGCCAGACGCAAGTGGAGTGGCGCAGCAAGATGCGGCGTGGTTACATaacacaatgaccttacatAATCCAGTGGGGCATGGCATGGTTGCTATGGCACCGAAATGAGACACCACGAGCGGATGCTTTCAAACGCATTCCGCCTCAGCCGCCACTGCGACTGGTTTAGTCACATGGTGTACTTCATTCACGTGACTGGATTGCTTTCCCTTAAAATTCCGAGTTAATGAAAATTAAGTGGTAGCACAAGGTGTTTCAATATGGAAATTTTGactgaattattcttttttttttgctgcatgttCAAAATACAACATCGAATCATTCAATGAAATAGCATGGAGCGCTGGAATAAGCAATATTTTTGCTTATTCGTAGAATACTTCCTCTGTGTGTGCAAATAAAGTGCAAGTACACAGTTTTCAATGGATTCAGAATTTTATAGAAAagattgaggggaaaaaaagggggggtggggggagacccCAAATGATATTGATTTCAAAGCACATTTATATGAAGAAGCTTTTCATTGCACTATCTGGGTGAGGCTTATCAATGTTATGCTTATACAAAAGTTGCGTACAGGCAACTAatccaagaagaacaaaaaaaaaaacctggactCTATCATTTGTATTCATCTACCTCCAGTAGGCAACAGTGCAGTATCTCTCAAAGCCTACAGTAGCAAATCATTTCAGTATCGTCATTATAACATTTATAAGTCATCGTACTTACTTCGTGCTTTTGCATTATCGTTAATATGATTACCGTATTGAAATCATGAGTAACATCAACCAACTAATTCAAGTGGATGCGCTGAAGACACCGTGGAAGTCGTAGGGCATGTTGACCGGCACGTTGGCTCTTCCCAACTCCTCAAACGTCTTGGCGTTCAAAACCAGGAGGAATGTGCTTTTATTCTAATGTTGGAGAGAAAACCCCACAaaggttttaattttttttttttggggggtgggagcGCTTGgagagtgcattttttttccacactggtGATGTGTGGATTCACTTTCAGTTCACAAAAACAGAAggccacacatttcaacaatatTCGTCCTTCTCTAAACACTTTACCTGTGAGGGCGAGAGAACCACAGAGAGGATGACGCCGTCGTCCTCCTCCGTGGCGTCTGGTGACGGCACAAACACCGGCTCTGACGGAAAGAGACCCTTCTGGTGCCACACCTGAGGGCATGTTAGCATGAATAGTGCCAAgaacaaaacagatttttttttcagtaaactCCAATATATCTTCAATAAATGCTGATACTCCAATAATTTTGGTGGCtacacctaaaaaaaagaacaactacaaaaatattaataataacagaaaaacaaagcatgtACCTCACCTTAAACGTCTTGTCGTTGAGGTCCATCTTGAGAAGCGAATCGGCGAACAGGTGTCTGAAGCCGCAGCCGTAGAAATACCGATAAGGTCGCGTGTTGTATCGCTCGTAGTTGATGTGAGGGAATTCCAGGCCACCGTATTGGTAGAGGTCATCGCCATGGAGATCCTCGGGTTGGCAGAACACCTGATGACAAAGAGGGGGATCGGGTCGTCATTGTCATGCGTCGTCAGCGGTTTCAGTCTGTGAATTTAGCTGATGTCATTTGTTTCTTTCGGTCTGAAGGAAATGAACACATGCAGTTTTTGGGGATGTTGTATCATTTCAAACAGCACAACTGATGTACAAGGTAAAACACAACAAACTATCGGAAACCATCCAAAATCTCTTTTAGGAGATCTGTGGGGGAATTACGATTCCAGGAGTCGAGAAGGATTTGAGTTCCAGAGTGCTGCTTTGCAAGAAGTGACTACTCAGAGGGGAGTTCAGTATTTCGAGATGAATCCCAATTTACCATAGTGCTGCTGGTTTTGAAGCAACTTGCCGAACTGGAAGGACGAGTGTTCAGGTTTTGGTCAGTTGGTGTGTCATCAGTCACATGAAGGGGTAAAACAAAACGACGAGGAAGAGCTCTGCTCATACTGTTGTACACCTGTATGAAAAGAATGCCATCGGTGTGCTTCTAAAAATGGCAGTCAACAGTAAACATGATTATCTCCAAATATTAGTCAAGTTCATTCATTTGGAATCCATTCCACTCTCATTTACTCTCCTGTTACGGGCCAAGAGGAACAATGAGCAAATATCTTCTGACCTCATCGAGTGCTTCTCCCGATTTGCGCAGATTCTGAAGGAAGTAGATGTCAAGTGCTTGGCCGTCGTCAAAGCAACACAGGTCCATCATCAAGAATCCATCCTCTTCGAAGGCGTTGATCTGATGGAAGTTGGCGAAAGCTTTGGCATAGTACTTCATTGGGCTGACCTGAGGAGAGATGAACATGTTCGACGTCAACTCAATGGCGTGATTCCTCATTCCTAACTGCGATCTCTCACCTTGCCCGTACGCTTGTTGATGAGGTGcatgatggtgttgaccttggGGTCCCAATAAACGGCATCGCACAGTGCCTTACCCCTCATCACACATGTCAGTATCTTCATCAGGTCAATTTTAACCGGCTGCTCAATAAACACTAAATAGTTCTCCGACATGGCTGAGGAGAGGACGGTTGTTCAGATGAATATCCGCTGTAACCAGCCGCTACGTGCCGACTTACCGAAACTATGGTAGTAGGAAGGATGGGCCTTGTTTGCCGGAGTGATGGAACACAGAATTTTGGCGCCTTGCAGGGTGTCGTCGGCGTGCAACTTCTCAGGAGGTACGGAAATTATGTTGTATATTGCTCCTGAAAAAGGCCATGATGTtcaatctagctagctagctacctagctaggtagctacctagctatctatctacctAGTTACTGAGCTATCCGTCCTTTATGTAGGACCTTTCTTTTTACTAAATTAACACAACGTGTATAACAAATCAGGTGATGGGGCGGGGGATACCGCCAATGAGCAGTCTCTGACCCCACCGATCCTTGGGCCACCCCACACCACCCGTCCCTTGGGACAAATTAGTTACAATCCCAGAAAAGGTCAGAACTGTACTAAAAACAGTGTTGTGGTCTTGATGGGCAATGGAGAGTCAAGTGTGGAGGCTCGAAGCAGTTTGCTACTTCTGAGCTTGTGGCTAGGGAGCGGTTTAGAGTTAAAATAGCTTTTCCATGTTTTGTCAAAGGACAAGAGTTGCAGAAAGGCTTGCTGTAAGTGCTGACTTGACATAAAATGAGGAGACTTTTGATGTCAGCAGTAAGTTGGCAACGAACAGAATGCAAAGGATGTACCTTTTCTTCCATAGGAGTTGCCCATATTGAAGCTGGTACCATCAGGATCGTAGTGAGGGTGGGCAGAAGCTGCGTTGACGGCAACAAACGCGCTCCAGTCAACCTACAAGGCCATCATAATGCACATTTCAGTTTGGGGTCTCAAGTTGTTGTTGCGACTGTTTCTGATGCAGTGTTGGCTCCACGTCCACCAAAAACCTCAAAGCCCACCTCAAGCTACTTGTGTATCTTGTGACCCTGCTCACATTGTAGTCACAGCCTCATCCCAGATTGAGATTTTGAGACTGCAGAATTTGCAGGGTCATTATTCACAAGACTTGAACTTGGTCCtttcagcatttgttttttctgCGCAATCTACATTTTTCATCATGATTTTGTTCTTCTTATACCATGTATACTTGTACCTGTTCCAGCGTTTCTAGGTTCTCTGGGTTCACTCTGTGCATTAAGTTGGTTTCCGTGCTGAGATAGTAGTCGCCCTTGTATTTCACAATGTTGACGTTGCCGTTGTCTGTTGGCTCTGCAACAGACAAATACTCAATGCGACCACGTTTCTTACAGTTAAATCTCGTGCAGTGGTGTGGATTGGTATCTTCCTGCTCTGTTCCCTGATTAGTTCCCCAACCACGTCATAAATATGTTTGACTAAACTAATCCAAGCACGCTTTTCTGGCACCCGAGTCGCAGTCACGCTACAGTGTAAATCCGGATTAGTTGAGTTTACAGTACTTGGAAAATACTCGTAAACCGGTtacattgaaaaaagaaaaaactgaaataatgtAAGAGGAAAATTTACATCCAGTcacctcaacattttcagtagaAAAATGTTAATGAAAGGCTACTCTAAGGaatattttaattgaaaaaacctattcaaaatataattatatttttaataattataattataaaataaatatatatgacAAATATTAAGTCCTGACAAACATGACATATTTTTCAGTTAAGTCGATTTAATTTGGTTGCATTTAAAAAGCTTTTTTATCACTCATGGAGAAGGAAATATTCacgcaaaaaaatgtgtctgctgTTTGATGCCTTGCGGTGAGTCGCCATGTCTGCTGCTTAACTGTGCTGACTTACAACCTTTTAACTGAATCAATGAATACAATCGAAAAGCCAGAGGCACGTATTCAAGCGGTATCTCACTGACGGACGAATGCTTGTCAATGCTGCCGAATGCACCCAATGTTGAGTTTTCATCAAGATTCGTTCAATGTTGTATTGATCGATTAATACTTACTTATCATGTCAAAGTGAGAGAAGAATCGCTGGAAGATGTTTTTACAAGGGTCGGACATGCTGACAGTACCAATTTCTGACACCATGATGCGGTCCTTCTCGCTATTTTTCTTGTAGGCGTCACTGCGCAGGAAGCGACTGGTGTACGTCACCTGGCCTTTCTCCATCTTGAACTTGTGGAGCATGGCCATCCCATCAAACCAGTGGTTGTAGCTGTCAAGGAAGAAAAGCTTTATTGAAGGTGTGGGCCCTTGAACTCAAATGTAATTTAATGCTGGATTTACATTGCAGGGAacacaatttagattttttccCTCTGAAATGGCACAATTGGTCTTTGCAGCTTGTTTAGGAGAAAAATTATATTAAttctaatgattttttttctttcatgtctcCTTAAGGGTGCCGTAGTTTCATGAATGTGAGGACAGTAATATGGGATAAAATGtcacttgacacacacacaaaaatttcGTCTTTCGGTTTAAATCTGAATTGTGCTCTTGGACCTGCA is a window of Hippocampus zosterae strain Florida chromosome 16, ASM2543408v3, whole genome shotgun sequence DNA encoding:
- the LOC127588707 gene encoding carotenoid-cleaving dioxygenase, mitochondrial-like, producing the protein MNIYPVNNTENKNDMKAGTYAGLGKGLETIAPLVSSVEETPDPIPAEIHGTIPRWINGSLLRNGPAKFEFGDTHYNHWFDGMAMLHKFKMEKGQVTYTSRFLRSDAYKKNSEKDRIMVSEIGTVSMSDPCKNIFQRFFSHFDMIKPTDNGNVNIVKYKGDYYLSTETNLMHRVNPENLETLEQVDWSAFVAVNAASAHPHYDPDGTSFNMGNSYGRKGAIYNIISVPPEKLHADDTLQGAKILCSITPANKAHPSYYHSFAMSENYLVFIEQPVKIDLMKILTCVMRGKALCDAVYWDPKVNTIMHLINKRTGKVSPMKYYAKAFANFHQINAFEEDGFLMMDLCCFDDGQALDIYFLQNLRKSGEALDEVYNSMSRALPRRFVLPLHVTDDTPTDQNLNTRPSSSASCFKTSSTMVFCQPEDLHGDDLYQYGGLEFPHINYERYNTRPYRYFYGCGFRHLFADSLLKMDLNDKTFKVWHQKGLFPSEPVFVPSPDATEEDDGVILSVVLSPSQNKSTFLLVLNAKTFEELGRANVPVNMPYDFHGVFSAST